From Maylandia zebra isolate NMK-2024a linkage group LG11, Mzebra_GT3a, whole genome shotgun sequence, one genomic window encodes:
- the iglon5 gene encoding igLON family member 5 yields the protein MGCPLLRNVFAALILVLLSKGSSVHGAEFGHLPDNITVLEGESVTLRCRIDEEVTHKAWLNRSNILFTGTDKWSLDRRVTLVNSNNSDFSIHIDKVQVTDEGPYTCTFQANNKPRIVHVYLIVQVPARIVNISKNVSVNEGENVNLYCLAVGRPEPTVTWKEQKYGTLREGEFLEITEITRQQAQDYECITNNGVAPPDQRKVIVTVNYPPMITDMKNMPAHLGKTAILRCEAMAVPPASFEWYRDDHRPVESDNTLRIKNEKTRSLLLFTNVTEKHFGNYTCFASNRLGASNASMLLFRPGALQGRGTGLHAGISVIVCVWVSLSAALLLKV from the exons GGTCCAGCGTGCACGGAGCAGAATTCGGGCACCTGCCGGACAACATTACAGTGCTGGAAGGCGAAAGCGTTACTTTGAG ATGCCGTATTGACGAGGAGGTGACCCACAAGGCCTGGCTGAACCGCTCTAATATCCTTTTCACGGGGACAGATAAGTGGTCTCTGGATAGGCGTGTGACGCTGGTCAATAGCAACAACAGCGACTTCTCCATTCATATTGACAAGGTGCAAGTAACCGACGAGGGGCCCTACACCTGCACCTTCCAGGCCAATAACAAGCCGCGCATCGTTCATGTCTACCTCATTGTTCAAG TGCCAGCCAGAATCGTCAACATCTCAAAAAATGTGTCAGTGAACGAGGGAGAGAATGTAAACCTCTATTGTCTGGCAGTCGGCCGGCCTGAGCCCACTGTCACCTGGAAAGAACAGAAAT ATGGGACATTGCGTGAGGGGGAGTTCCTGGAGATCACAGAGATCACAAGGCAGCAGGCGCAGGACTACGAATGTATCACCAACAATGGTGTGGCCCCTCCAGACCAGCGTAAGGTCATAGTCACAGTCAACT ACCCTCCCATGAtcacagacatgaaaaacatGCCAGCCCATTTGGGGAAGACAGCCATCTTGCGCTGTGAAGCCATGGCAGTCCCGCCGGCCTCCTTTGAGTGGTACAGGGATGATCATAG GCCGGTAGAGAGTGACAACACCCTAAGGATCAAAAATGAGAAGACACGCTCGCTGTTGCTATTCACCAATGTGACAGAGAAACATTTTGGCAACTACACCTGCTTTGCCTCAAACCGTCTGGGGGCTTCCAACGCCAGTATGCTGCTGTTTA GACCGGGGGCCCTACAGGGGCGAGGGACCGGTTTACACGCAGGGATAAGTGTCATCGTGTGCGTTTGGGTTtccctctctgctgctcttctgctGAAGGTGTAA